The nucleotide sequence TTTTTTGGCACGATTGTGACGTTTCTTGAGTATTAAAGGTGGCGGATAACGattcataattatttttctaatactCACTAAGATAtaggtaataataaatataaaataaaaaatctttttgtatATGTTGATCGCACAGCGTATTTAAACGAATTGAATTCAAAAACTTGGGTGCGATTAATAATTAGAGATTAATACGTTTTTCAAAGAAGAGGAATTTGATTGGAAGGAATTCAACAATTGGCTTGTTGATTAGACATTTCATCAGAAGTTTCGGTCAAccattttaacatttcttcGCAGCAATTGCGATTAAAAACGCGTTGAAGTGCAATACCTTTTTTCTTATCGATCCTATGGCGCCTCTTTGGTCGTTTCCTCATCTCCGATACCTTagaaaaattgtgttaaatggtgttaactttaaaattgagTTTAACATACCCTATTTTTGATCCCAATTCTAAATGTTTCGATAGTAGCTCTAAGTTCTTTTAAATGGATTCCCCATTCCGCTTTTCTCTGCAACGCTTTAAGAAGAATGCCATGCGAAGAACAGTCATCAGAATCGTATTCATCCTCGTTATTTGACCATTCCCGCTTTGGCTTGCAATCTTCGTAATTGTAAGGAACTTCGGTTTTGACATGCTAAAgtgaaaaatttttgttattaatttattaataatgatttttcttTGCTCACTTTAGTTTTTTTGGTCTTTCTAGCAACTTTCTTGAGGAACAACCAATCGTAAATGGTTGCTTGAGGATCTGGAGGGAGTCGAACAGATTTGcctaaaaaatagaaaatgttatgatttaaagttttaagtgttttaattGTGAGAATGTCGTTTTGTTTGAAAAGACGGATTCACGGTGAATCTGAGGGTGTACGAGTTTGAATAGTGTGCCGCGAGTTTGCAGTTCTGCATAAACAGAAATTTAGGAATGTGGGCAGATCTTATTTGCTTAACTGGAACGGTAAAGATCAGCAACTTTGAAGCGTCGGCTCTCAAACTCCAGAGAGCTCCGACGATGTGATTTTAGTATATTATCGGGACGAGCGTACCAAAGCGACGCTGTCCCGAATGAAATTTCGCttagaaataagaaaatgttCTCGAACGTGCGAATTTAACCCTTAGGGACGTTTGAAATCAGTAGGGAGCATGCGCCAAAACGGGACAACGTTCTGGACGATTAGGGGGTTACTGATGTTGATCTAGCGACCCCAACCTCAATTAAGCGGCCCGTAAACGAAATTAAATATCACCCCCCAGCTCTTTTGTCGTTTATAATTAAGCCCTTTGTAatgcatttttattattgtttttttctgCAGAACTTTTTTCGGTCGAACGTATGAATCACGTGCGTGAGGGCGAAAGGACAGCTTTGTATGCCTCGAATCCAAGAAACTGCACCCGAGGGATAGCTATAGGCACTTCCCGTGCGACAAGAAACGGCACGAATGTGCGCATGTCCTTTCACAACCACCAGCGCTCTGCACTGCGGTCCCGGCGCGCTTTCAATATTATCTCCCGCTGGAGTCAACCCTATCACCTCGCGTTTTCCATGAATCTTATCCCAAAACATCGCTCCTATTTATGTACGATATtcatcacattttttaatttaaatttattatcaaaaatttaataagccAAAATTAGCATTAATTATAATCGTAACTTCCTGACATCTATTGGTGAGTAGGTGCTCAACTTCCTTATTGTAGCTAATAACCATAATGTGACGATAGTTATCACTCACCGTCTGCAGTAGAAATTTTCACGTTCTAAATTGAATGTATTGCTCGGATTACTTAGATTACTACGAATACTTATTTCGCATTAAATCGCGTGAACTATAAATAGTGCTATTTAAACCGCTTTagagtaataaatttttttactgtgcattgttaaaattaaaaaaaaaatttacaaaagcCTCCAAGGCGAAAACAGTTtcgatttaatattttattgtattatttggAATAGAAGCTGTAATTTTAGTGATTAATTATGATCTATTTCCTAGGTTTATGTCaaatacttgaaaattttctAGAAATTGTTGGAAATACTACAAAACTCTTCAATTAATTTCCAACCAGCTTCCTAAGTAATATTCCTTATAAGTAATAATCTCCAATAAAATCCAGAAACACTTCGATGGACTTTGGATATCTTGTAAAATGcttcaaaattgtttgaatttgCAGGAAAACTCAGCAGTAAATTGGAAATATTGCTAGAATCTTTGGAATCGATTCTAAGTCTTGAAAATCCCCAGGGAATCCATACaaagttttttagaaattcttGGGAATATTTCGTAAGTTGTTTTAATACTAGAAGTATCAGCAATAAATTCCAGAAATACTTGAAGAgactttaaaaactttttaaatcctcaaaaaATGCTAACAAATCTTTTGGtgattatctaaaaatttttggaaattgtctaaatatttttggtattCAATAAATCACAGAAAATCCttgaatatctttaaaaatcgttaaGAATTCATCGAAACACCTTTCAGAATATGTTGGAAATACTTtcgaaatcaataaaaattttcattgaatacataAGAAATAAACTGAAATATCAAGAATACAAATATACATTTCATGGCAATTACACACTACAcattaaataatagaaaacGTTCtccatcaaatatttttttattttcctctTAAATCGTTGCCTAGATAGCGCAGTCAGCTGCGGTGGTAGTTCGTTGTAGAGTTTTGGACCCCAGTAATCCATATACTTTTGCGTTGATGCAGTTCTGTGGTACGGTACCTGGTATTGGTGTCGTGATCTTGTCAGATAGTTATGGGTACCACCATTGGAGGGAAAACTGTCTCTGTTATCATGAACATGCAGCAATGCCGTAAGTATATATATGCTTGGAAAGGTAGCAGCCCACACAGCACCCGTACCGCCCTCTTTGTAGTAGGAAGATCCTCAGGAAATCTCACCTGCCAGGTGACTGGCTACTTGTTTTAGTCTTCGTATAGTAAAGAGAGCAGAAGTCAGCCTAATCCTCAGATGTTTCAAATGCACTTCCCACGTCATTCCGCTGTCTAGATGCATACGCAGAAATTTTGCAGTTGCTGATTCCCTCCCAAGTCTGTTTTTTCACTGTTTAGTTTGAGCAGATTATTACTGAACCATTCTTGAGTGGACAATATAGCTTCTTGTGATTTAGCCATCAAGTTATCCTTTGTAGTGTCCTTTAATACGATGTTTTTGTTTGTCCATCAAATACgatcttattaaatttagttgtagACCTCTAATACCATAAAACTGAAGTTTACTCAGGTCGATCTGAACTACATTTTGCTCATCGTGTGCTTTGAAGCTGTAATTTTAGTGATTAATTATGATCAATTCCCTAGGTTTATGTCaaatacttgaaaattttctagaaatttttggaaatactACAAAACTCTCAAATTCGTTTCCAACCAGCTTCCTAAGTAATATTCCTTATAAGTAATAATCTCCAATAAAATCCAGAAACACTTCGATGGACTTTGGATATCTTGTAAAATGCTTCAAAATTGCTTGAATTTGCAGGAAAACTCAGCAGTAAATTGGAAATATTGCTAGAATCTTTGGAATCGATTCTAAGTCTTGAAAATCCCCAGGGAATCCATACaaagttttttagaaattcttGGGAATATTTCGTAAGTATATATATGCTTGGAAAGGTAGCAGCCCACACAGCACCCGTACCGCCCTCTTTTGTAGTAGGAAGATCCTCAGGAAATCTCACCTGCCAGGTGACTGGCTACTTGTTTTAGTCTTCGTATAGTAAAGAGAGCAGAAGTCAGCCTAATCCTCAGATGTTTCAAATGCACTTCCCACGTCATTCCGCTGTCTAGATGCATACGCAGAAATTTTGCAGTTGCTGATTCCCTCCCAAGTCTGTTTTTTCACTGTTTAGTTTGAGCAGATTATTACTGAACCATTCTTGAGTGGACAATATAGCTTCTTGTGATTTAGCCATCAAGTTATCCTTGTAGTGTCCTTTAATACGATGTTTTTGTTTGTCCATCAAATAAgatcttattaaatttagttgtagACCTCTAATACCATAAAGCTGAAGTTTACTCAGGTCGATCTGAACTACATTTTGCTCATCGTGTGCTTTCGTTATAAAGGCAATTACTTCAGAAACAGCCGTCATTACCGATCTGCCTGGTTGGTACCCGTGCTGATTGGtcacaaaatatttattggttTTAATGTATTCCACTAATCTTCTTGCTATTAATCTTTCAAATATCTTGGAGATAACAGGCAAAATTGATATAGGTCTATAATTGTTATAGTCTTTTTTATCATACTTCTTATGTAATGGCAGGAGTTTCGCTGTCTTGAACTCTGAAGGAAAAATTCCATCGCTGACACATTTATTGAACATAATATTAAGATTAGAGACCGCACACTGTTCTATTACTGACTTTTTGCTATAActgttgttattatttctgTTGTTGTTATTGGTctgaagaaaaaagaatttatatttgtCACATTTAAGTTTTTGAGGTAGCGATCAAGATTCTCTCAACCACCTCTACAAAGTATTTGTTGATGTCCTCAATGTCGAGAGGTACAGGACCACTATTTGAGCCACTCTTGGTATCCTGATATTGCA is from Onthophagus taurus isolate NC chromosome 8, IU_Otau_3.0, whole genome shotgun sequence and encodes:
- the LOC111425636 gene encoding uncharacterized protein; translated protein: MATCMSSLDINIFDEHHYNGGCLVRTYYFTHILPGKSVRLPPDPQATIYDWLFLKKVARKTKKTKHVKTEVPYNYEDCKPKREWSNNEDEYDSDDCSSHGILLKALQRKAEWGIHLKELRATIETFRIGIKNRVSEMRKRPKRRHRIDKKKGIALQRVFNRNCCEEMLKWLTETSDEMSNQQANC